In Nicotiana tabacum cultivar K326 chromosome 19, ASM71507v2, whole genome shotgun sequence, one DNA window encodes the following:
- the LOC142173525 gene encoding uncharacterized protein LOC142173525 — MTLKLFHRSLGKKLIITLVYAKYNVVERIELWDSMYHLASDMESPWLLGGAFNVILSEEEKYGGLRVYRSEVEDFAHFVGTCALYDLGFKGSLYTWWNGRSYDACIFKSLDRYLANQQFQDLFSALEVEHLIKYGSDHAPLLLYCNADIVQVKKPFKFLNLWTNHDTFLKVVKENCHTDCMGNPFILFQNMMKNVKKALAAWSKEIFGDIFKQI, encoded by the coding sequence ATGACTCTAAAGTTGTTTCATAGAAGCCTAGGGAAGAAGTTGATTATTACACTTGTATATGCTAAATATAATGTTGTGGAGAGAATTGaattgtgggattctatgtatcattTAGCTTCAGACATGGAATCTCCTTGGCTTTTAGGGGGTGCTTTCAATGTCATCCTTTCTGAAGAAGAGAAATATGGTGGTCTTCGAGTCTATCGGAGTGAAGTTGAAGACTTTGCTCATTTTGTGGGCACTTGTGCATTGTATGATCTAGGCTTTAAAGGAAGTCTTTATACATGGTGGAATGGAAGATCGTATGATGCTTGTATATTTAAGAGTCTTGACAGGTACTTGGCTAATCAGCAGTTTCAAGATTTATTTTCAGCTTTGGAGGTTGAGCACTTGATCAAGTATGGTTCTGACCATGCTCCTCTCTTATTGTATTGCAATGCTGACATTGTCCAAGTTAAGAAACCATTCAAGTTCCTTAACTTATGGACAAATCATGACACTTTCCTGAAAGTGGTGAAGGAGAATTGTCACACTGATTGTATGGGCAACCCCTTCATTTTGTTTCAAAACATGATGAAGAATGTGAAGAAAGCTTTGGCTGCTTGGAGCAAAGAAATATTTGGTGACATATTCAAACAAATTTAA